From the Bacillus tuaregi genome, one window contains:
- the kamA gene encoding lysine 2,3-aminomutase, giving the protein MKPFLYKPKRHWKDIELWKDVTDEQWNDWLWQLTNTIRTLEDLKKVIQLTPEEEEGVQISTKTIPLNITPYYASLMNPNDHRCPIRMQSVPIEKEIYKTKYDLEDPLYEDEDSPVPGLTHRYPDRVLFLVTNQCSMYCRYCTRRRFSGQIGMGVPKKQLDAAIEYIRSTPAVRDVLISGGDGLLINDQILEYILKNLRGIEHVEIIRIGTRAPVVFPQRITENLCQILKKYHPVWLNTHFNTSIEITEDSKKACEMLANAGVPVGNQSVILAGINDSVPIMKKLMHDLVKIRVRPYYIYQCDLSEGISHFRAPVSKGLEIIEGLRGHTSGYAVPAFVVDAPGGGGKITLQPNYLISQSADKIVLRNYEGVITTYPEPENYIPGRAEAYFKETYPEMEEKRSNTGISSLLNDTQFNLIPEGLNRINRRKEYAENPRHQTLKDKREKRDELKEKKFQAQQKKSTPKVKEDE; this is encoded by the coding sequence TTGAAACCGTTCTTATATAAACCTAAACGACATTGGAAGGATATCGAGCTGTGGAAGGATGTCACCGATGAGCAGTGGAATGATTGGCTATGGCAGCTAACGAACACGATTCGAACGTTGGAGGATTTAAAAAAAGTAATTCAGCTTACACCTGAAGAAGAAGAGGGCGTCCAGATATCCACGAAAACCATTCCGTTAAATATCACCCCATATTATGCTTCACTCATGAATCCCAATGATCATAGATGCCCTATCCGAATGCAATCAGTCCCCATTGAGAAGGAAATATACAAAACGAAATATGATTTAGAGGACCCTTTATACGAAGATGAGGATTCGCCGGTACCTGGGTTAACACATCGATATCCGGACCGTGTTCTGTTTCTCGTCACCAATCAATGCTCTATGTATTGCCGATATTGTACTCGGCGCCGCTTTTCGGGTCAGATAGGCATGGGTGTTCCGAAAAAGCAGCTAGATGCTGCGATTGAGTATATCCGCTCTACACCCGCTGTCCGTGATGTTCTCATTTCTGGCGGTGACGGTCTTTTAATCAACGACCAAATATTAGAGTATATCTTAAAAAATCTCCGTGGTATTGAGCATGTCGAAATCATTCGAATCGGTACAAGAGCACCGGTAGTATTTCCGCAGCGAATTACAGAAAATTTATGTCAAATCCTAAAAAAATATCATCCCGTTTGGTTAAATACACATTTTAATACGTCGATAGAAATTACCGAGGACTCGAAAAAAGCCTGTGAAATGCTAGCAAATGCAGGCGTGCCGGTTGGAAATCAATCGGTTATCTTAGCCGGAATTAATGACAGTGTGCCGATTATGAAAAAATTAATGCATGATCTCGTAAAAATCCGGGTGAGACCTTATTATATTTACCAATGTGATTTATCTGAAGGAATTAGTCATTTTCGTGCACCGGTTTCAAAGGGTCTTGAAATTATTGAAGGGTTGCGGGGACACACTAGCGGGTATGCGGTGCCGGCCTTCGTCGTAGATGCTCCTGGCGGGGGCGGTAAGATTACCTTGCAGCCGAATTATCTTATTTCGCAGAGTGCAGATAAAATAGTACTACGAAATTATGAAGGGGTTATCACAACCTATCCCGAACCAGAAAATTATATACCAGGCCGTGCAGAAGCTTATTTTAAGGAGACCTATCCAGAAATGGAGGAGAAACGTTCCAATACAGGAATTTCTTCACTATTGAACGATACTCAGTTTAATTTGATACCAGAGGGTCTAAACCGTATCAATCGAAGGAAGGAGTATGCAGAGAATCCGCGGCATCAAACCTTAAAGGATAAGCGGGAAAAGCGTGATGAATTAAAAGAGAAAAAGTTTCAAGCCCAACAAAAAAAGAGCACACCGAAAGTGAAGGAGGATGAGTAG
- a CDS encoding sigma-54 interaction domain-containing protein, with amino-acid sequence MISKEILSAILQGIDEGIHAVNLSGETIFYNPIAAAHDGLVVEEVIGKSILEVFPSLTRHSSTLLKVILTKKPIYNQVQRYVNLHGKKIETINTTLPIFIDGELAGAVEIAKDYSRLKMLSEKLLDLQQRMQKRYGNNAGSKGSTAYQFSSLKSINPEFISMITGAERLAKSDSPILVYGESGTGKELFVHGVHHASVRAQGPFIVQNCAAIPEALLESLLFGTSRGSYTGAVERAGLFELADGGTLFLDELHAMPIELQAKLLRVIEDGMIRRVGSTKSHYVNVRVIAAMNISPNEALEARMLRPDLFYRLNVLMFRLPPLRERSEDIPYLTDYFLSLYNKKLQKQITVIDKQVRQLFLSYSWPGNVRELKHAVEYMMTVCEGNALTLEELPIMLKKNWQVTEERTMEHQVSLREKIDQYERSMIHQAMLQSEGNIQKAAKLLCIPRQTLQYKLKKQN; translated from the coding sequence ATGATTTCAAAGGAAATTCTTTCGGCCATATTACAGGGGATTGATGAAGGAATACATGCCGTTAATTTATCTGGCGAAACCATCTTTTATAACCCTATTGCAGCAGCGCATGACGGACTTGTGGTTGAGGAAGTAATTGGAAAATCGATCTTGGAGGTTTTCCCTTCACTGACAAGGCATTCAAGCACATTGTTAAAGGTCATTCTGACAAAAAAGCCGATATATAATCAAGTGCAGCGTTATGTCAATCTTCATGGGAAAAAGATTGAAACCATAAATACAACGCTGCCTATTTTTATCGATGGCGAGTTAGCGGGAGCTGTTGAAATCGCAAAGGATTATTCCCGTTTGAAAATGCTATCGGAAAAGCTGCTTGATTTGCAGCAAAGGATGCAGAAAAGATATGGAAATAATGCTGGTTCGAAAGGGAGTACTGCTTATCAATTTTCGAGCCTAAAAAGTATCAATCCTGAGTTTATTAGCATGATAACGGGAGCGGAAAGGCTAGCGAAATCGGATTCACCTATTCTGGTATATGGCGAAAGCGGTACCGGAAAGGAGCTTTTTGTCCATGGTGTTCATCACGCGTCAGTACGAGCACAGGGACCTTTTATTGTTCAAAACTGTGCGGCAATCCCGGAAGCCTTACTTGAAAGCCTGCTGTTTGGGACATCAAGGGGAAGCTATACAGGAGCCGTTGAAAGAGCTGGCTTATTTGAATTGGCTGACGGTGGGACCTTGTTTCTTGACGAGCTTCATGCGATGCCAATTGAACTGCAGGCGAAGCTCCTTCGGGTGATTGAGGATGGAATGATACGAAGAGTTGGCAGTACAAAATCCCACTATGTCAACGTCAGGGTGATAGCAGCAATGAATATCTCGCCTAATGAAGCACTGGAAGCGAGGATGCTGAGACCTGATTTATTTTATCGCTTAAACGTACTCATGTTCAGACTACCACCGCTACGGGAGCGAAGCGAGGATATCCCTTATTTAACAGATTATTTTCTTTCCCTCTATAATAAAAAGCTACAAAAGCAAATAACAGTAATCGATAAGCAGGTTCGACAGCTGTTTCTCTCCTATAGCTGGCCTGGAAATGTACGTGAACTGAAGCATGCCGTAGAATATATGATGACGGTTTGTGAAGGGAACGCGCTGACTCTGGAGGAGCTGCCGATTATGTTAAAGAAAAATTGGCAGGTGACAGAAGAGCGGACGATGGAGCATCAGGTTTCCCTTCGAGAAAAGATTGACCAGTATGAAAGAAGCATGATTCATCAGGCTATGCTGCAGAGTGAAGGAAATATCCAAAAAGCGGCAAAGCTTCTCTGTATCCCACGTCAAACTCTGCAATATAAATTAAAAAAGCAGAATTGA
- a CDS encoding serine/threonine protein kinase has translation MLRGALLFTVNVLEKKLPNGMVINSRYKVKDFLGRGSYGSSYLVYDTQEKSQVVLKLLRVHRRWKKSGRLAFEHEQELLKEINHPYFPKFFEKGEYNSKPYFTMEYVNGKTFEELIFEEGKVYGEKEAFQIGLELLKMMEWLHDNGIIHRDIRIPNVMLCENRLRLIDFGLARRFEKKKLGPFSLNQIKRILSPISDFYALGHFLLFLLYSSYEVKENEQERSWEDELDISIQAKGIIRKLLAIDEPYQSCQEIAQDVMQLT, from the coding sequence ATGTTAAGAGGTGCTTTACTATTTACGGTAAATGTTCTTGAAAAAAAATTACCTAATGGGATGGTTATTAATTCTCGTTATAAAGTTAAAGATTTTCTTGGCAGGGGGAGCTATGGAAGCAGTTATCTTGTTTATGACACACAAGAAAAGTCACAAGTCGTATTAAAGTTATTACGAGTGCATAGACGATGGAAAAAATCAGGTAGATTAGCTTTCGAGCATGAGCAGGAGCTACTGAAGGAAATCAATCACCCATACTTTCCTAAATTTTTCGAAAAGGGTGAATATAACAGCAAGCCTTATTTTACAATGGAGTATGTGAATGGCAAAACCTTTGAGGAATTGATATTTGAGGAAGGTAAAGTCTATGGTGAAAAGGAAGCATTTCAAATCGGTTTAGAACTACTGAAAATGATGGAATGGCTCCATGACAATGGAATTATTCATCGTGATATTCGAATTCCAAACGTCATGCTTTGTGAAAATCGTTTACGACTGATAGATTTTGGCCTTGCACGGAGGTTTGAGAAGAAAAAGCTTGGTCCTTTTTCTCTCAATCAGATCAAGAGGATTTTATCTCCAATTAGTGATTTTTATGCTCTTGGTCATTTTTTATTATTTCTATTATATTCATCCTATGAAGTGAAGGAAAATGAACAGGAAAGAAGCTGGGAGGATGAGCTGGACATATCTATTCAAGCAAAAGGTATTATCCGAAAATTATTAGCCATCGATGAACCCTATCAATCCTGTCAAGAAATTGCCCAAGACGTTATGCAATTGACGTAG
- a CDS encoding YokU family protein: MEICPWCEVGKLSSVTDTVYWELPDGTRAVEINETPSFYCDNCRALFQSDELVKQIEDQLFLIDTKQLGKQTTYDELMNMKRLLKRNYFDF; encoded by the coding sequence ATGGAAATTTGTCCATGGTGTGAGGTGGGGAAGCTTTCATCGGTAACGGATACCGTGTATTGGGAATTACCAGATGGAACAAGGGCTGTTGAAATCAATGAAACACCATCCTTTTATTGTGATAATTGTCGTGCGTTATTTCAAAGCGATGAGCTTGTTAAGCAAATTGAAGACCAGTTATTTTTAATTGATACAAAACAACTTGGTAAGCAGACGACGTATGATGAATTAATGAATATGAAAAGACTATTGAAACGCAATTATTTTGATTTTTGA
- a CDS encoding YozE family protein has translation MAKSFYHFLMKYRHPEPKDDISLFANHAYRDHSFPKTYTNYDQLSSYLELNGSYLKSMRVFDEAWELYLFHEYE, from the coding sequence ATGGCCAAATCGTTTTATCATTTTTTGATGAAATATCGTCATCCTGAGCCGAAGGATGACATTAGCTTATTTGCAAACCATGCCTATCGAGACCATAGTTTTCCGAAGACATATACAAATTATGATCAATTAAGTTCCTACCTCGAATTAAATGGTTCTTATTTGAAAAGTATGAGAGTGTTTGATGAAGCCTGGGAGCTATATTTATTCCATGAATATGAGTGA
- a CDS encoding YozD family protein, giving the protein MKEIEVIIDTDEIAEFFYQELLKRGYVPSEEELDDLADITFDYLIEKCIIDEEINEE; this is encoded by the coding sequence GTGAAAGAAATTGAGGTCATAATAGATACCGATGAAATTGCTGAGTTTTTCTATCAGGAGTTATTAAAAAGAGGCTATGTTCCTTCAGAAGAAGAATTAGATGACCTCGCTGATATCACTTTTGACTATCTCATAGAAAAATGCATTATAGATGAAGAAATTAATGAAGAATAA